The genomic segment CAGCTTTTCCTTCTCGTCGAAGTCGAAGCGGATCCAAGGATATTGGCGTGAAGACGGCTTGACGTCCTCGGGTTTCAGCTTGTCGATCAGCTTCAGGCGTGAGGTGGCCTGCTTGGCCTTCGAGGCGTTGGCCGAGAAGCGACGGACGAAGCTCTGCAACTCGGCGATCCGCTCCTTGGCCTTGGCGTTGGCACTCTGCTGCCGTTGCCGGGCCTGCGTCGACGCTTCCATGAAGTCGTCGTAGTTCCCGGGGTAGACGGTGATCCTGCCGTAATCGAGGTCCGCCATGTGCGTGCAGACCTGGTTGAGGAAGTGGCGATCGTGCGAGATGATGACCATCGTGCTGTTGCGGTCGTTGATCACGTTCTCCAGCCAGCGGATGGTGCCGATGTCGAGGTTGTTCGTCGGTTCGTCGAGGAGCAGGATGTCCGGGTCGGCGAACAGCGCCTGGATCAGCAGGACGCGCAGCTTCCAGCCCGGAGCAACGTCGCTCATTGGGCCGTAGTGCTGCGCCGCCGGAATGCCGACGCCGAGCAGCAACTCGCCGGCGCGCGACTCGGCGCTGTAGCCGCCATACTCGGCAAAGCGGGCCTCGAGGTCGGCGGCGTGCATGTAGTCCGCCTCGCTGGCGTCGGGGTTGGCGTAGATGGCGTCCTTCTCGAGCATGCAGGCCCACATTTCCTCATGTCCCATCATGACGACGTCGATCACCCGCTGCTCCTCGAAGGAGAACTGGTCCTGGCGCAGGTAGGCCATGCGCTCGTGGACGTCCTTCGTGACGTTGCCGGCAGTGGGTTCGAGCTCGCGAGCGAGAATCTTCATCAAGGTCGACTTGCCCGAGCCATTGGCGCCAATCAGTCCGTAACGATAGCCCTCGCCGAACTTGAGCGAGACGTTCTCGAAGAGGGGGCGCGCCCCGAACTGCATGGTGATGTTGTTGGCGATGAGCACGAAGGAACCTCTGCAAGATCGAATGCGCGAAAGTCAGACAAGAAGGAATCGCCGCAGGCCCCCGGACGGGCACCGGGGCGGCGTCGAGGGACGCGGTGGCGACGCGGAGCGGCGGCCAGCTGCATTGGCACCGGTGCTGCGGCAGGCGACACCATTCGTCTGGCGAGACCGCGCAATTGTACCGCAGGCGCGCGCTTCATGCCGGCGTGCGCGACCCGGGTTGGCCCCGCAGCCGCCGTCGCCGTCGCCTGCGCTTGCCGTGACGGCGCGCCGAGTGTCCGCGATTGACGTGGTTTACGGAGCCGGCCTATACTGCCCGGTGTCGCTGCGCCTCGTTTTCCCGGATCACGGCAGGCCGGGCGGGCATGATGGGCCGGCGAGGTGGCGGCTTGGGCGGCACCGGCCACGGCCGCCGTGCACCAGGCACTGGCCGAAGACGTGGCACCTGCAGCCCGAACCCCTGTCTCGCCCCGGACGAGCGGTACGGGCATGTGCCCTTGCCAGGGGACGTTTCATCGGGAGCAAGCGGTATGTTCAAGAACATCCTCATTCCGACCGATGGCTCGGCCGTTTCGCGGAAGGCGATCAAGGCTGGCGTCAAGCTGGCGCAGTCGTTGGGGGCGAAGGTCACCGGTTACTACGCCATGCCCTTCTTGCAGCCCGCCGCTTTCGGCGACGGCGAGGCGATCGACAGGAACGTGCTCGCCAAGCTCGACCGGCTGGCGCGCGTCACCGGCGAGAAGTATCTCGAGGAGATCGCTGAGGCTGCCCGCGAGGCCAACGTCGAGTATGTCGGGGTGATCACCAAGCCGGCGATCACGCACGAAGGAATCACCGATGCCGCGAAGAAGAAGCACTGCGACGCGATCTTCATCGCCTCGCGCGGGCGCAGCGAGATCAGGAAGCTGCTCCTCGGCAGCGTGACGCAGAAGGTGTTGTCGCACTCACGCGTGCCGGTGATCGTCTACCGCTGATCCTTCTCTTTGCCGGGCACGCTCCCGGCGCCACGTCTGGAACCCCACCACTGGTCCCCGGGGCACTGCGCGGGCAGCCGCCGGCACCGGCGCTTGCCCGCGCTGCGGTCGGAGCGTCTCGTCTCGCGTCGGGTGAGCGCTACTCGTAAGCCTTGTCGTTGGGCGACTGGTACAGTTTCCTGAGGGCATACGACATCGCGAAGTTGAGGTTCAGACCGTTTGGCGGGATCGGTTGCTGGAACCACCTGCTGAAGATCCTCTCTGCCTCGCCCGAGGTCATCACCCTGGCGAGGGCGGCATCGACGACCTTCTTGAAGGCGGGATCATCCTTGCGCATCATGCAGCCATAGGCCTCGTACGACTGCGTCAAACCGACCACGGCCCACTCGCCGGGGTTCCTGGCTTTCGCCATTTCGCCGTAGAGCAACACTTCATCCATGACGAAAGCCGCAGCGCGGCCGCTCTCCAGGATCAGGAATGCTTCGCCGTGATCCTTCGCACTGATGATGTTCATCTTCATCAGGCTCAATTCGTTCATCCGGCGCAGCAGGCGCTCGGAGGTGGTGCCGGCAGTGGTCACGACATCCTTGCCCGCCAGGTCGGGGAAATCCTTGATGCGGGCGTTGGCTCGGGTCAATAGGCGCGTGCCGGAGACGAAGATGCTGTTCGAGAAGCTGACCTGCTTCTGCCGTTCGGTGGTGTTGGTCGTGGAACCGCACTCGAGGTCGACCGTCCCGTTGGCCACGAGCGTCATGCGATTGGCCGATGTGACCGGGATCAGCTTGATGTCGAGTCTGTCGAGTTTCAGTTCGGCCTTGATCGCGTCGACCACCCTGAGCATCATCTCCTGTGAGTAGCCGATGACCTGTTGCCGGTCGTCGTAGTACGAGAACGGTACCGACGATGCACGATGTCCCAGTGCGATGACGCCGCTTTCCTTGATCTTCTGCAGCGTCCCGCTGAGTTGCTGCGCCAGCGCCGGTGACGAGATGAGGGCGGCGACGAGCGTTGCCGCAATGGCGAAGCGCTGCGGGTGGGTCAGTGAATTCCGGAACATGGCATCGGTCTCCCTTGCATGCATAAAAGGCCCAGGTGGGTCGGCAGACGGGCGCGGTCCGCGGCGGATTTCATGGCCACCCGCGACCAGCAATCGATGCAGCGCGGCTGCGCCCGGCGCCAGTCGATTTCGCGCAGGTTGAGTTCGAAGCTCACCCCGGATCAACCCACCCAGAGGATCCAGGGTGTACCGATGACCAGGAACACCACGGTGCAGAAGAGCGTCGTCAGCAGCCCCAGGCGGTAGAGCTCTCCCTGCCTGAGGTAGCCGCTGGCGACGAAGATGATGTTCTGGCTGCCGCCCTGTGGCGTGATCACCGAGAAGTAGCTGCTGGCGAACAGCAACGCGTAGGCCATGAGGGGGACGGGAACTCCCGACTTGACTCCGACATCGAGAAACACGCCGAGCAGCGCCAGTACCTGGGCGTTCTGGCTGACGAAGCCGAAGTGGAGGAGGACGTACATCACCACCAGGGCGACGTAGGCGGCCGGCCAGGAGAGGCCCTCGAGGCCGACGGCCAGGCGCTCGCCGACATAGCCCATGAAGCCCATCTCGTTGAGCTGTCCGCTCATGCCGAAGAGCACGGCCAGCCAGATGAACGTGACCAGCGTGCCGCCTTGCTGGCTCATGTCGTCGACCGTCAGGACGCCGGTGATCATCAGCGTCGCGAGACCCGCCATGGCAATGGCCGTCAGGTTGAGTCCGTAGGGGGCGGCGAGTATCCAGCCGGTGACCATGACGGAGAAGGTCACTGCCGTGATCCACTCGTGGCGCGACATCGGTCCCATCTTGCTCAATTCCCTGCGGGCGTTGTCCGGCGCCTCGGGGGTGTCGGTGATCCCCGGTGGATGGAGACGGTAGAGCAGCAGCGGCAGCAGGGCGATCACCACCAGGCATGGGACGCATGAGGCGAGCAGCCACGAGCCGAAAGTGATCGTCATTCCTTTCTCGGCGGCCAGTCCGGCTCCGACCGGATTGCCCGACGTGGCCGTGAACCAGAGCGCCGAGGTGATGGCGAGACTGGCCATGCCGCAGAACATCAGGTAGCCGCCGAGGCGCCGCTTCTCGTCGTCGTCGGGTGTCGAGCCGCTGTTCTGTGCCAGGGCGAGGATGACCGGAAAGAGCACGCCGCCGCGTGCCGTGTTGCTCGGAAAGCCGGGCGCGATCAGCGTGTCGGTGATGAAGATGCTGTACGCCAGACCGAGCGTCGATCTGCCGAAGAACGAGATCACGTACAGGCTGATCCGCTTGCCGAGTCCGCTCTTGACGACCGACTGCGAGACCAGGAAAGCGGTCACCACCAGGAGGACGACGGGGTTGGCGAAGGCGCCAAAGGCCTTGGCCGGGGTCAGGGTGTTGGTCAGGACCACGATCGCACAGGCGAGCAGCGCGGAAGTGAACAGCGGGAAGATATTGAGCACCACCGCGAAGATCGCCGATGCGAAGATCGCAAAGAGATGCCAGGACTCGCGGGTCAGGCCCTCGGGGATCGGTGCGAACCAGAGGCCGAAGAAGAGGCCCAGCAGGCATGCCAGTTTGAGGATTCTTCCGGTACCAACGGTGGGCGTGCTCATTTCTGGCCTCCTGCCGTGGCGGGAGTGGCAGCAGGTGGCTGGCCGAAGCGCACCCAGCCACTCAGGTCGACGACACGTCCGGTCAACTCCTCACCCTCGATGGCACCCATGCGCTGCCACTTGAAGCGGTATTCGCCGGTGATGCCGCTGTAGCGGCCGGTGCCACCGGTGAACCTGCCTTCGATGAGCTTGCCGGGGCCAATCACATCGCCACTCAGTTCGCTGAAGATCCTGTCGCCACGCGTGTCGGTCCACACACTTCGCCCTTGGGTACCGGTAGTGGTGTCCGAGAGACCGATGGCCTGGGCCTGGAACGCCGGGTTCACCCGCTGTTTGCCCTGCAGAAACATCGTGCCGCTGAGTGAGAAGATGCCCGCCTGGTGGCCCGGACCGAGGTCGAGAACCTGCCTCGTTCCGGTCGTGGTCCAGTCGCCGCTGAAGTGCCGCACCTCATCGGCAGTTGCCGGTTGCGGTGCTGAACTCGCGGTGGCAGCGGGCGATGACGGGTCCGGTCGGCCGCAGGCCGCCGACAGCAGCACGGCCAGGACAATGATGCCCGGCGGACAATGGCGTGCGGATGAATGGGTCGGAAAACGCATGGATCTGCCTCCGATGGGAAAGAGAAGCGAGACGAAGCACGTGTCCGCGTCGGCGACAGGCCCGCCGGGACGATCCGAACCCATCGCGGATTACCCTAGCACTTTGGGCGGGGAAAAGCCAGCGCCGCGGAATTCCTGCCCAGTTCAGCCCATCCTCAGCCCGAAAGCATATGCCTCGAGTATGTTTGATGGCAGCTTGCCGTTCCTGAGGTCTGCCTCCAGCGCCAGCCCACTGGGGCAGTACGGGCACCGCCGCCGCGGTCGCCCTGTCGGCGATCGGTCGCCGGAGGACCTCGCGAAGGAGCGCACGGGGGGTGTCTGCGTATGGGGATGCCGCTGCCGCTGTGGACGACAGCCGGCAAGTGCCAGCAGCGAACATCTATTTCGAGCCTTGCTGGACTCCGTCGGGGCGCGGACTGGCGAGGAAGGCGAGCCCGCCCGGTTGGGCAAACCATGCCAGATTGACGCCGTCGAGGACGATGATCACCGGCACCTCGTGGCTCTTGCCCGCGTGGCGGATCGTCGCCACGGCTGCGAGTTGCCGTTCCTGCCCGCCGGTGATGCGGACGGCGAGGACCTCGACGCCCTGACCCCTGAACTGCGGGTCGTAGCGAAAATACTCCTGCATCGACACGCGAGTCAGTTCAGCTGCCTTGTCGGGCCCGGGCACGCACGCAGCGAGCAACAGGCAGACGGCGATCACTGCGCGCCGTACGCGCGCCGTCATCGGTCCCGCTGCCTGGCGCATCGGTCCATCGGCTTTGCGTTCGCCCCGCTTGGCGTGGCGGTGGCGCGCGGCGCGGGCAGCCGCGTGTGCGGCCGGGCGCGGGAATCAGCCATCGGTCGCCGCCGGGATGTCATCCGGCGCCAGCAGCCCGTCGAGTTCGCACCACAATGGTTCGCAGAGGCCGGGGCGGTACGCCGCGGCACGGAAGGCACGATGCTCGTGGCGGTAGATCTCCCAGAGACGCTGCCGGCGATCGGCGACACAGCTCCTGACGTTGGCCAGGCGGTCGGCTGCCTTGACCACCAGTGCCAGTTCCGCCGGGCCACTGACCGCCGCCAGCCGGGCGTAGGTCTGCGCCTTGCGCTCGGCACGGGTGGCGCCCGGGGCGTCGGTCAGCAGGCCGACGCATTCGCCGACGAAGGGCCCGAAACGGGCGTTGACGTCGTCGTCACTGACTGCCGTGTCCTCGACGATGTCGTGCAGATAAGCGATGACCTGCGCCTGCGCACCGTACGGAGCGAGCAGTTCGGCGACTGCTTCGAGGTGCCAGGAGTACGGGCGCTCGCCGTACATCTGGCCGTCGTGCGCGCGCAACGCGAAGGCGCGCGCGTCAGCCAGCATGCGAGCCTTCCGTCTGTCGCTCGTCCGCGTTGTGGCCGCGTGGTCGCAAGGCGGCGGCGAAGGCTTGCAGCCCCTCCCATTGCTGTCGCCAGAAGCCGCTGCGCTCGGCCTCAGGTGGCAGCGGGCCGCCGGCGAGGCCGCAGGGCGGCAGTTCCTGCTCGTGGTACTGGGTGCCGAAGATCTGGTCCCAGACCGGCAGCAGAACGGCGAAATTGCATCCGTGGCGGTACCGACGACCCGCCGGCAGGTGCAGCGCATGGTGCCAGCGGTGGTAGCGCGGGCTGACCAGCAGCCTTTCGCCGAAGCGCCCGAACGAGAGGCGGGCATTGACGTGGGCGAGGTTCTCCACCGTCTTGACGACGAGCAGCAGGCCGATGAACTGCCCCGGCGGTACGCCAATGAGCAGGGCGATGCTGGCGAACCAGAAGCCGCCGATCAGATCCTCGAGCAGATGGTTGCGGCTGTCGGTCCACAGGGTCATCCGCCGCTGGCTGTGGTGGATGGCGTGCAGTGCCCACCACCAGCGCAGGATGTGCGACAGCCGGTGGCGCCAGTATTCGGCGAAATCGAGGAGCAGCAGGTAGACGAGAAAGGCGAGCAGCGGCCTCGTGTCGAGGCCGGGGAACAGGTCCTCGAGTTGCGGCGGGATGATGTCGTGCAGGCGCAACCAGCCATCGATGACTGCGAAGAGCGGTGCCAGCAGTGCGAACACCGCCAGCGGAACGATACCCAGCCGGTCGAGCAGCGAGTAGAGGATATCGACGCGGACTGCCCGGCGATCCGGCCAGACCTCGACCGGCCGCCAGGCTTCGAGCGGTCGCAGCAGCAGGTAGGCGAAGCCGATCTGCAACACCCCGGCGAGGAAGAACTGGATGCCGTCGAAAGCCATTTCGAGGTGGCTGCCCATGCCGAGCGCGAACAGCGGCGGTTGCACCACATGATCGAGCAACCAGCCCTGCAGGAAGACGAAGGCCTCGGTCATTGTGTCGATCATGTCTGCCCGCGCCGGGTGGAAAAACAGAAGCCCTTCGCCTTGAGGCCGGCGATCAGCGGCTCGAACATCGGCGCGAAGGGGTCCTTGCGCGACCAGATGCCGAGATGGGCCATGACGATGTCGCCATGGCGGAGGCGCTCGAGCGCTCGCTGCAGCAGCATCGAATTGGGGTAGGTCTCAGACGGCAGCTCGTCGCCGAGGAAGCCGGCTGCCGCCCAGCCGACATGTCGGTAGCCGCAGGACTGTGCCGCCGCCAGCGTGTTCGGCGTCGTGCGGCCACCAGGAGCCCGCCAAAGCGGGTCGAGGCCGCGGCCGGTCAGTTCCTGGAAGCGGGTGTCGGGTCGCTGCAGCTCGGCGCAGATGGCGGCGGCGTCCATCGTTTCGCTGCTGCCATCCTGCAGCCGGTAGCGCACCAGCGTGCCGCTGTCGCCACGAAAACTGCCGTGGCGCCAGGTGTGGCTGCCAAAGGCGTGGCCTTCGGCGACGCGGGCACGCCAGTAGGGGGCCCAACTGGCGTCGAGGGCGCTGTCGCCGCGAGTGGTCCTTTCCTGCGCGAGGAAGAACGTCGCCTTGACGCCGTGTCGTGCCAGGGTGTCGGCGATCAGTTCGGCGTGGCGCATGTTGCCGGTGTCGAAGGTGAGATAGAGCGTCCCCTTGCAGCCCGACTGTGGCGTGGCGGCTCCGGCGGCATCCGCGCCTGCCGTCGCCAGCCCGAGCGCCAGAGCGAGTGCGGGATGAAAGCGTGCCATCCTCACCGGAGCCCGGCGTGGTTGAGGAAGAAGACCCCGTGCGGCGAACTGCCGACCGGAATCGACAGCTTCAGCTGCTTGCTCACCAGGTCGACGACCTGCACCCTGCGCGCGAAGCGCGCGGTGGTCCACAGCTCCTTGCCGTCGGCGCGGACCATCATGTCGTCGGGGCCGCCGGGGACGTCGTATTGTTCGACGACGCTCATCGTCTGCGTGTCGAGCAGCGAGATGCTGCCGTCGATCGTCCGGTTCGAGACGTAGAAATGGCGGCCATCGCCCTTCGGCTGCAGGTTGTGCGCCGCCTTCGCGGTGGCGATCTGCCGTACGCTCTTGCGCGCCCGCCATTCGATCACCTCGACCACCCCTTCGCCCATGCTGGCGACCAGCAGGTGGCGATTGCCCGGCGCCATGACGATTCCCGCCGGCGTCGCCGCCACCGGCATCACCCAGGCGATCTTCTGCGTCGGCAGGCTGATCGCCATCAACTCGTTCGAGTCCTGCAGGGTGATGAAAACGAACTGGCTGGCATCGTCGAACGCCATGTGCGAGGGCGTCTTCGGTGCCGGCAGGCGGGCAAGCAGGCGGAAGTCGGCAGCGTCGTAGAGGTCGACGCGATCGAGGCGCAGCGAGGTGGCGACGAACCACTTGCGGTTCGGCGAGAAGCCGATCTGGTAGGGGTCCGAGATGTCACGTATGCGTCTTTGCTCCTGGCCGGTCAGCGGGTCGTAGAAGACGAGCTGGTTGGATGCCGCGCAGGCGACGATCAGCGATTTGTCGTCGGGAGTGGGCATCAGGTGATGCGGCTCCTTGCAGACGTTGACCTTGCCAGTGACCTTGTAGCTGTCGGTGTCGATCAGGCTGAGCGTTCCATCGGCCGAGTTGAGCGCGATTGCGAGGCCGGCATGTGCTGCCATCTGGTTGCCGCAGAGGAAGAAGAACAGCGCCAGCAGTCTGGGCAGGAGACGAGCGAGGGATGCAGGGTGGCGGTGGGTCACTTCAGTCGGAATCCGGTTGCGAACGAGAGTGGTCGGCGAGCGTCGTGGTCCGAAACGGCGGCAGGCAGTCTGCGACGTGGCTGCCGGGGCTGGCCGGGCGCCGGTGGCGAATCCCCCGGAGCGTGATTCTGCAGGAAAACTCCCCCCTATGCCAGAACCACCAGTCGCGGATCGTCGAAATGATCGAGGAGCATGCGGCGTACCCGATCCTGCCACAGGCTGGCGAACAGGCTGCGGCTCTCCGGATCGTCGTCGCCGGCAAGCAGTCCTTGCAGCAGCGATGGCAGACGGGGGTCGGCGGGGACCTGCGCGAGTTGCAGCGTTGCCGTGATGCTCTGCCCATTGTCGAGGCGTCGGAAGCGGATATCGCCTGGCAGCTGCTGCCCGAAACGCAACAGGTCGCGGCGCACGAACTGGCCAGCCAGCCCCTTGAAGCCACCGGCTCCGGCAGCGCCGGTGAGCAGTCCGACGACCGCCGCCATGACGCCGCTGACGCCGGTCTCGGCCGCCTCGCGGAAGTCGACGGCGATCTCGCCACGCAGTGGTGTCTCGTCGCCGTGGAGGGCGCGCAGGGCGCGATGGCTCAGCAGGTAGCTGCCGGCCACGGTCGGGCACGAGTGACCGGCAAGGCGGACGGCGTCGGCATAGCCGTACTCGATCAGCCCGCCGGCAGCGGCGCCGAGGAAGTCGGCAAGGCGATCGCGCAGGACGATCGACGGCACCTGTGCGAAGAAGGCCGGGAAGCCCACCGCCTCAGCCCTTTTTCTGGATCAGCTCGATACGGTAGCCATCGGGATCCTCGACGAAGGCGATCACCGTCGTACCGTGCTTCATCGGCCCCGCCTCGCGAACGACCTTGCCGCCACGCGCCCGGATCCGCTCGCAGGCAGCATGGGCATCGTCGACTGCGATCGCGACATGGCCAAAGCCGTTGCCGATCTCGTACGAAGCGGTATCCCAGTTGTGCGTCAGTTCGAGCACGGCCCCGTCCGACTCGGGCCCGTAGCCGACGAAGGCAAGGGTGAAGCGCCCGCCTGGATAGTCCTGGCGGCGCAACTCGCGCATCCCGAGGACTTCGGTGTAGAAGGCGATCGATCGATCGAGCTCGCCGACACGCAGCATGGTATGCAGGATTCTCATGGCAGTTCCTCAGCGGATTGGACTTGCGTGACAGCGCCCGCCGCGGTTCCTGACCGATGCGGAGCGTGGCATGCCCCGGAGGATAGCAAATCCATCGGCCCCAAGGCCAACCTCTGATCAGTACGTCTTGTAGGACAGGAACTTGCCGGACATGACGATATTCACCCGGTCACCGGCCGCGTTGGGCTCGCGCTGCAGGTCCATCTTGAAGTCGATCGCTGACATGATGCCATCCCCGAACTCTTCGTGGATCAGTTCCTTGAGGGTCGTGCCATAGACGCTGATCAGCTCATAGAAGCGGTAAATCAGCGGATCGGTGGGCACGGCGGTCGGCAGCGAGCCCTTGCAGGGCACCACCTGCAGCAGGGCCACCGCCTCGGAAGGCAGGCTGAAGATCTGGCCGATGGTGGTCGCCTGGTTCTTGTCGAAGGTCATCTGGCCGAGGCAACCGGCCGTCACCCATTCCTTGGACAGTCCGAGCTTGCTGGCCACGTCGCTCCACTTGATGCCTTTCTGGATCTTGGCGCCGACGATCATTTCGGTCACGTCATTGCGGTTCATTGCAGCCTCCTGTTCGTTTGGGTTGAGGGTGATTGATTGACGGCATGCAGGGGTCGTGAAGGTGCCCTCTGCCTGTCGTCTACGAGTCCCGGCCGCACTACGGGCGGATTTTTCGCGTCGTGGCTGACGTCGGCGCCCGAATAGCTGGTCGAGCGATTGACGAGGAAGTCAACAAGGTGGTTACGGATGCGGTAGAACTGCGGGTCGTGGTGCATGGTGGTGCGCTTGCGGTCACGGGACATGGTGACCTCGACAATCTCGGCGATCTTGGCGTAGGGGCCATTGCTCATCATCAATATCCTGTCGGCGAGCAGGATGGCTTCGTCGACATCGTGCGTGATCATGAACACCGTCTGCTGCGCGGCCTGCACGATCTTCAGCAGTTCGTCCTGGATGGTGCCCCGCGTCAGCGCGTCGAGCGCGCCGAAGGGTTCGTCGAGCAGCAGCATCTTGGGTTCGATGGCAAAGGCACGGGCGATGCCGACGCGCTGCTTCATGCCGCCGGACAGTTCCGCCGGCCGTTTCTGCAAGGCGCAGCCGAGGCCGACCATCTCCAGGTACTTGGTGCAGTGGGCGGTGACCCTGTCCTTGCCCCAGTCCGGCCACTTCGACTTGACGGCGAAGGCGACGTTGCCGAGGACGGTCATCCAGGGCATCAGTGCGTGGCCCTGAAACACCACGCCCCGTTCGAGGCTCGGCCCGCTGACTTCACGGCCGGCCATGAAAACGTAGCCCTGCGTGGCTTCGTCCAGGCCTGCCAGCACGTTGAGGATGGTGGTCTTGCCACAGCCGGAGTGACCGACGATGCAGACGAACTCGCCCCTGTCGATCTGGAAGTGGATGTCCTCGAACACCGGCGGGTTGGGTTTCCCGGCGGTGCCGGGGAAGACCCGGGACAAGGCCTCGATGGACAGGAAAGGAGAACTCATCGCGTGCCCCTTCCCTATTCCCGGTAGGTCACCAGCTCTTGCAGCCGGCGGAAGATCATGTCCAGCAGCATGCCGACGAGGCCGATCAGCGCGATGGCGAAGATGACGTTGGGCAGGGCGAGGTTGTTCCACTCGTTCCAGACGAAGTAGCCGATGCCGGTGCCGCCGACCAGCATCTCGGCGGCGACGATGACCAGCCAGGCGATGCCCATTGAGATGCGCATGCCGGTGAGGATGGTCGGAGCGGCAGCCGGCAGAATCACGAGGAAGACCTTGCGCGGCGGATTCACTTCCAGCGTGCGGGCGACGTTGATCCAGTCGCGGCGCACCGCAGCCACGCCGAAGGCGGTGTTGATCAGCATCGGCCATACCGAGCAGATGAAAATGACGAAGATGCCGGAGATCGAGGAGTCCTTCAGCGTATACAGGGCCAACGGCATCCACGCCAGCGGCGAGATCGGTTTGAGTACCTGGATGAAGGGATCGAAGGCCTTCAGGAGCAGTGGCGACATGCCGATCGCAAAGCCGAACGGTACGGCCACCAGCACGGCGAGCAGAAAGCCCAGTGCCACCCGCACCAGAGAATGCCCGAGCTGGATGCCGACCCCCTTGTCGTTGGGGCCGCGGTCGTAGAACGGGTTGGATAGGTGGGTGATGAAGGCGGCGCCGACCTCAGCCGGCGGCGGGAAGCCACCGGACCTCTCCGCGCCCTTGCCCATCAAGGCGGCATATTCGGCGTTGGCCCCTGCCTGTGCCGCGGATACCTTCGGCAGGGTGGCCATGTGCCACGCGCCGATGAAGACTGCGAACAGCAGGAGGGAGATGAAGGCGGCCTTGAGGGTTTCGCTGCGCATCGAGGATTCCTTAAACACGCTTGACGACGAAGCTGTCAACGTAGGGTTCGGGCTTGGCCGGGTCGAACTCCTTGCCCATGACCTTGAACCTCTTGTAGGACTCCTTCGGCGCGGTCAGGCCCAGTTCGGCCATGTGCGTCCTGGCGTCGGTCAGCAGGTAGACCTTTTCGGCGATGTCCCTGTAGCGCACGTCACCCTTGATGTAGCCCCAGCGTTTCATCTGCGTCAGGATCCACACCGCCATCGAATACCACGGGAAGGGATCGAAACCGGCGCGATCGGGCACGTTTTTCACGCCACCGAGACCGTCCGCGAACTTTCCCGTCAGCACTTGCTCCAGTACCGTCTTCGGCTGGTTGAGGTAATTCGGCGGCGACAGCACCTCGGCCATGAGCGGCCGGCGCTTGGGGTCGTTGGCCATCGCTGCGGCCGTCAGCACGGCACGGTAAAGCGCGGCGAACGTGTTCGGATTTTCCCTGACGAACGCCGCAGGTGCGCCAAAGGAGCAACAAGGGTGGCCGTCCCAGATGTCCTTGGACAGGATGTGGATGAAGCCGACCTCGTCATAGACGGCTCGCTGATTGAACGGGTCGGGCCCGAGGTAGCCGTCGAGGTTGCCGGCGCGAAGGTTGGCGACC from the Accumulibacter sp. genome contains:
- a CDS encoding ABC-F family ATPase; this translates as MLIANNITMQFGARPLFENVSLKFGEGYRYGLIGANGSGKSTLMKILARELEPTAGNVTKDVHERMAYLRQDQFSFEEQRVIDVVMMGHEEMWACMLEKDAIYANPDASEADYMHAADLEARFAEYGGYSAESRAGELLLGVGIPAAQHYGPMSDVAPGWKLRVLLIQALFADPDILLLDEPTNNLDIGTIRWLENVINDRNSTMVIISHDRHFLNQVCTHMADLDYGRITVYPGNYDDFMEASTQARQRQQSANAKAKERIAELQSFVRRFSANASKAKQATSRLKLIDKLKPEDVKPSSRQYPWIRFDFDEKEKLHRQAVEIQNLGFAYHGAARPLFSKLDLTLNGGERLAIIGENGVGKTTLLKLLMGELQAQRGTIKWAEKARPGYCAQDHALDFDSDLSLTEWIAGYARGSAEDGDDLATLIRGTLGRLLFSGNEVHKPVRVISGGEQGRMIFGKLMLQRPNVLVMDEPTNHLDMESIESLNTALEKFKGTLIFVSHDREFVSSLATRLLEIRPDGTLVNYLGNYEDYLASQGIA
- a CDS encoding universal stress protein; protein product: MFKNILIPTDGSAVSRKAIKAGVKLAQSLGAKVTGYYAMPFLQPAAFGDGEAIDRNVLAKLDRLARVTGEKYLEEIAEAAREANVEYVGVITKPAITHEGITDAAKKKHCDAIFIASRGRSEIRKLLLGSVTQKVLSHSRVPVIVYR
- a CDS encoding glutamate/aspartate ABC transporter substrate-binding protein, with the protein product MFRNSLTHPQRFAIAATLVAALISSPALAQQLSGTLQKIKESGVIALGHRASSVPFSYYDDRQQVIGYSQEMMLRVVDAIKAELKLDRLDIKLIPVTSANRMTLVANGTVDLECGSTTNTTERQKQVSFSNSIFVSGTRLLTRANARIKDFPDLAGKDVVTTAGTTSERLLRRMNELSLMKMNIISAKDHGEAFLILESGRAAAFVMDEVLLYGEMAKARNPGEWAVVGLTQSYEAYGCMMRKDDPAFKKVVDAALARVMTSGEAERIFSRWFQQPIPPNGLNLNFAMSYALRKLYQSPNDKAYE
- a CDS encoding DASS family sodium-coupled anion symporter, with the protein product MSTPTVGTGRILKLACLLGLFFGLWFAPIPEGLTRESWHLFAIFASAIFAVVLNIFPLFTSALLACAIVVLTNTLTPAKAFGAFANPVVLLVVTAFLVSQSVVKSGLGKRISLYVISFFGRSTLGLAYSIFITDTLIAPGFPSNTARGGVLFPVILALAQNSGSTPDDDEKRRLGGYLMFCGMASLAITSALWFTATSGNPVGAGLAAEKGMTITFGSWLLASCVPCLVVIALLPLLLYRLHPPGITDTPEAPDNARRELSKMGPMSRHEWITAVTFSVMVTGWILAAPYGLNLTAIAMAGLATLMITGVLTVDDMSQQGGTLVTFIWLAVLFGMSGQLNEMGFMGYVGERLAVGLEGLSWPAAYVALVVMYVLLHFGFVSQNAQVLALLGVFLDVGVKSGVPVPLMAYALLFASSYFSVITPQGGSQNIIFVASGYLRQGELYRLGLLTTLFCTVVFLVIGTPWILWVG
- a CDS encoding HD domain-containing protein, whose product is MLADARAFALRAHDGQMYGERPYSWHLEAVAELLAPYGAQAQVIAYLHDIVEDTAVSDDDVNARFGPFVGECVGLLTDAPGATRAERKAQTYARLAAVSGPAELALVVKAADRLANVRSCVADRRQRLWEIYRHEHRAFRAAAYRPGLCEPLWCELDGLLAPDDIPAATDG
- a CDS encoding sterol desaturase family protein; this encodes MIDTMTEAFVFLQGWLLDHVVQPPLFALGMGSHLEMAFDGIQFFLAGVLQIGFAYLLLRPLEAWRPVEVWPDRRAVRVDILYSLLDRLGIVPLAVFALLAPLFAVIDGWLRLHDIIPPQLEDLFPGLDTRPLLAFLVYLLLLDFAEYWRHRLSHILRWWWALHAIHHSQRRMTLWTDSRNHLLEDLIGGFWFASIALLIGVPPGQFIGLLLVVKTVENLAHVNARLSFGRFGERLLVSPRYHRWHHALHLPAGRRYRHGCNFAVLLPVWDQIFGTQYHEQELPPCGLAGGPLPPEAERSGFWRQQWEGLQAFAAALRPRGHNADERQTEGSHAG
- a CDS encoding polysaccharide deacetylase family protein, with product MARFHPALALALGLATAGADAAGAATPQSGCKGTLYLTFDTGNMRHAELIADTLARHGVKATFFLAQERTTRGDSALDASWAPYWRARVAEGHAFGSHTWRHGSFRGDSGTLVRYRLQDGSSETMDAAAICAELQRPDTRFQELTGRGLDPLWRAPGGRTTPNTLAAAQSCGYRHVGWAAAGFLGDELPSETYPNSMLLQRALERLRHGDIVMAHLGIWSRKDPFAPMFEPLIAGLKAKGFCFSTRRGQT